A single region of the Brachypodium distachyon strain Bd21 chromosome 3, Brachypodium_distachyon_v3.0, whole genome shotgun sequence genome encodes:
- the LOC100844293 gene encoding uncharacterized protein LOC100844293 isoform X2 has translation MATAVASQPRHLPLGAGGDPRTTMCAASTSKIYTLEKVYGFRLVCRSVVDPRSQKLHPRIYKRKCYLRSSPSECEKIVYSARWLEFRRQRIPFQRSRRPVHNIPLASQDDGNGVSVNGAPQVDPASQMEEMRVKLDKALQNEDISTGLVQSIHDAARSIELAFLDHSKSSNNSWFPKTWLGVDNNAWIKSLSYQAAVGSLLQAVIDVSSRGNGRDRDINVFVQRSLSRLLSSLDGVIQNELAKREPTLYQWYSSNQNPLVVRTFVNTFENDPRFNSATAICCEGKSANTSESDLSLLTLGLFCLAAITKLGSAKVSCQQFFSMVPDIIGRFMDMLLEFVPISKAYTLMKDIGLQREFLCNFGPRAAVPKFTNDHGLEISFWIDLVQKQLLKALDREKIWSRLTTSESIEVLEKDLAIFGFFIALGRSTQVYLSSKRITDSNDSINGVVRYLIGGSVLYYPQLSSISSYQLYVEVVCEELEWFPFYYEDVPTPTTDTEDREEMPKAEVLSRVLNVCSYWMTSFIKYSSWLENPSNVKAARFLSKGHAMLSDRMNELDVAKNNMPKDRSLPEPEELVSGTELASFDKSLESVEEALVKLENLLQELHLSSSNSGKEDLKAACSDLEMIRRLKKEAEFLEASFRAKAEYLEADASGRLLSPAGEEGRGKASSKGTETSTPQKSVTRMENKNRPFWDFFGRTSGRKMEPAQAADQDISAAKVDNRDKESNDILRFEQLRRELIELEKRVQKSADDAKKEEFQETTNGSVPSPLLSVPSGPASKKDNVITKSVEKVKESTTIVLQGTQLLAIDTGAAMDLLRRSLIGDELTQKEKQALQRTLTDLASVVPIGILMLLPVTAVGHAAILAFIQRYVPSMIPSTYGPERLDLLRQLEKVKEMEVAEGSSEVMSEVVSSRGDRVK, from the exons ATGGCGACCGCCGTGGCGTCGCAGCCGCGGCACCTCcccctcggcgccggcggcgacccgAGGACAACCATGTGCGCTGCCAG CACATCAAAGATTTACACCCTGGAGAAAGTATATGGATTCAGGTTGGTATGCAGAAGTGTTGTTGATCCAAGGAGTCAAAAACTCCATCCGCGCATTTACAAGCGAAAGTGCTATTTAAGAAGTTCACCATCAGAATGTGAGAAGATTGTTTACAGTGCTAGATGGTTAGAATTTAGGCGACAGAGGATACCCTTTCAAAGAAGTAGAAGGCCAGTCCATAATATTCCGTTGGCTTCTCAAGATGATGGCAATGGTGTGTCTGTTAATGGAGCTCCACAAGTTGATCCAGCAAGTCAAATGGAGGAAATGAGGGTGAAATTGGATAAAGCATTGCAAAATGAAGATATAAGCACCGGACTTGTCCAATCCATACATGATGCTGCAAGATCTATTGAATTGGCTTTCCTTGATCACAGTAAATCATCAAATAACTCTTGGTTCCCTAAGACATGGCTTGGTGTAGACAACAATGCTTGGATAAAATCACTGTCCTACCAG GCTGCTGTTGGCTCATTATTGCAAGCAGTTATCGATGTTTCATCGAGGGGCAATGGCAGAGACAGAGATATTAATGTATTTGTACAGAGGAG TTTATCCCGGCTTCTCAGTTCTCTAGATGGTGTTATCCAGAATGAGTTGGCTAAAAGGGAACCTACATTATATCAATGGTATTCATCTAACCAAAATccattggtggtgaggacattTGTAAATACTTTTGAAAATGATCCACGGTTTAACTCTGCAACAGCAAT ATGCTGTGAAGGCAAGTCAGCAAATACTAGTGAAAGTGACCTTTCTCTACTTACGCTAGGTTTGTTCTGTCTTGCTGCTATCACGAAGCTTGGATCAGCAAAAGTTTCTTGTCAGCAGTTTTTCTCCATGGTTCCTGATATTATTGGTCGATTCATGGATATGCTTCTTGAATTTGTTCCTATAAGTAAAGCATATACCTTGATGAAAGATATTGGTCTTCAGAGAGAATTCTTGTGCAATTTTGGTCCTCGTGCCGCTGTTCCAAAGTTCACTAATGATCATGGACTTGAGATATCATTTTGGATTGATCTGGTTCAGAAACAATTACTAAAGGCTCTTGATCGTGAAAAGATATGGTCAAGACTGACAACAAGTGAAAGTATTGAG GTTTTGGAAAAGGATCTAGCGATATTTGGTTTTTTCATTGCTTTAGGCAGAAGTACACAAGTATATTTGTCTTCCAAGCGAATTACTGATTCAAATGATTCAATCAATGGTGTTGTAAG ATATCTTATTGGTGGGAGTGTCCTATATTATCCACAATTGTCATCGATTAGTTCTTATCAGTTGTATGTGGAGGTTGTCTGTGAAGAGCTTGAGTGGTTTCCATTTTACTATGAGGATGTGCCAACTCCAACAACTGATACTGAAGATAGAGAAGAAATGCCTAAAGCAGAGGTATTATCAAGAGTGCTAAATGTCTGCTCTTACTGGATGACTAGTTTTATAAAGTACAGCTCATGGCTTGAGAACCCTTCAAATGTAAAGGCAGCAAGATTCCTGTCTAAGGG GCATGCCATGTTGAGCGACCGCATGAATGAGCTGGATGTAGCAAA AAATAATATGCCAAAAGACCGAAGTTTGCCAGAACCTGAAGAATTGGTTTCTGGGACAGAGCTAGCTTCATTTGACAAG TCACTTGAAAGTGTTGAGGAAGCTTTGGTTAAGTTAGAGAATTTGCTTCAAGAACTGCATCTTTCCAGTTCTAACTCTGGCAAGGAGGATCTAAAGGCTGCATGTTCTGATCTGGAAATGATCAGAAGGCTCAAGAAAGAAGCTGAGTTTCTTGAGGCTTCCTTTCGAGCAAAAGCAGAATATCTGGAG GCTGATGCTAGTGGCAGACTGTTATCCCCTGCTGGCGAGGAAGGGCGTGGAAAGGCAAGTAGCAAGGGTACTGAGACTTCGACGCCACAAAAATCAGTAACTAG GATGGAGAATAAAAACCGTCCATTTTGGGACTTTTTTGGTAGGACTTCTGGAAGGAAAATGGAGCCAGCACAAGCTGCAGATCAAGAT ATCTCTGCTGCCAAGGTGGATAACAGAGACAAGGAGTCAAATGACATCCTCCGCTTTGAACAGTTGAGACGTGAGCTGATTGAGTTAGAGAAGAGAGTGCAGAAGAGTGCAGATGATGCTAAAAAAGAGGAG TTCCAGGAAACAACAAATGGCTCTGTGCCATCACCTCTTCTGTCAGTGCCTTCTGGTCCAGCAAGCAAGAAAGACAATGTTATTACCAAATCAGTAGAGAAGGTTAAGGAGAGTACAACG ATTGTGTTACAAGGGACACAGCTCTTAGCAATTGATACAGGAGCTGCTATGGATTTGCTAAGAAGATCTCTTATTGGAGATGAACTAACTCAGAAGGAAAAGCAGGCTCTTCAGAGAACCCTTACAGATCTGGCATCTGTTGTTCCAATAGGAATACTCATGCTTTTACCA GTTACtgctgttgggcatgctgCCATTTTGGCTTTCATCCAGAGATATGTGCCTTCCATG ATCCCATCCACATATGGCCCGGAGAGGTTAGATCTTCTCAGGCAGCTTGAGAAAGTGAAGGAGATGGAAGTTGCTGAAggcagcagcgaagttatgtCTGAGGTAGTTAGTTCGAGAGGTGACCGGGTGAAATAA